One genomic window of Deltaproteobacteria bacterium HGW-Deltaproteobacteria-6 includes the following:
- the fliP gene encoding flagellar biosynthetic protein FliP, with amino-acid sequence MKKTLLTITGLTLGLVIFSMLVPLLASAAQPFALPNVNLTLNGGTTEPEKVQSLIQLVILLTILSLAPAILLLVTSFTRIIIVLSLIRTALGTQQMPPNQVIVGLSLFLTFFIMSPVINRVNTEALKPYYADQISGEVAMTRAVVPVKEFMLKQVREKDLALFIKIAKEPRPSKPEDVTLTTLIPAFVISELKTAFQIGFMIYLPFLILDMVVASVLLSMGMMMLPPIMVSLPFKLLLFVLVDGWHLIVGSLVQSFH; translated from the coding sequence ATGAAAAAAACACTGCTGACTATAACGGGTTTAACATTGGGGCTGGTGATTTTTTCCATGCTTGTGCCGCTGCTTGCTTCCGCTGCTCAACCCTTTGCACTGCCTAATGTCAATTTAACATTAAACGGGGGAACAACCGAACCGGAGAAAGTACAATCACTGATTCAACTGGTGATTTTATTAACAATCCTGTCCCTGGCGCCGGCCATCCTGCTTTTGGTCACGTCTTTTACGCGGATCATCATTGTTTTATCGCTTATCCGGACGGCGTTGGGTACGCAACAGATGCCGCCCAATCAGGTCATCGTCGGTTTGTCGTTGTTTTTAACTTTCTTCATCATGTCTCCCGTAATCAATCGCGTCAACACCGAAGCGCTCAAACCATATTATGCGGATCAGATTTCCGGAGAAGTGGCGATGACCAGGGCTGTTGTTCCGGTCAAAGAATTTATGCTGAAACAGGTGCGGGAAAAAGATCTGGCGTTATTTATTAAAATTGCCAAGGAGCCGCGGCCTTCCAAACCTGAAGATGTAACGCTTACCACTTTGATCCCGGCATTTGTAATCAGCGAATTGAAAACGGCGTTTCAGATAGGCTTTATGATTTATTTGCCTTTTTTAATCCTGGATATGGTGGTGGCAAGCGTCTTGCTGTCCATGGGCATGATGATGCTGCCGCCCATTATGGTAAGTCTCCCGTTCAAGCTGCTGTTGTTCGTGCTGGTAGATGGCTGGCATTTGATTGTCGGCTCTTTGGTGCAAAGCTTTCATTAG
- the fliO gene encoding flagellar biosynthetic protein FliO has protein sequence MDNISLLSSFLKMIFALAIVLGLLIGVMYFIRNFMQRQAPSVDNQALINVLSSRYLGPKSSIVLVEVLDQIIVVGITGQQMTPLARIDDPLAIAKIKSQRSQPPASPFSGEKIARLLSMANLSAGKKTGKSAK, from the coding sequence ATGGACAATATTTCACTTCTGTCTTCATTTCTGAAAATGATTTTTGCTCTGGCGATTGTCCTGGGGCTTCTAATCGGTGTCATGTATTTCATCAGAAATTTCATGCAGCGCCAGGCGCCGTCCGTCGACAATCAAGCTCTGATTAATGTCTTATCATCACGGTACCTGGGTCCTAAATCCAGCATTGTTCTGGTCGAAGTTTTGGACCAGATAATTGTTGTGGGGATTACCGGTCAGCAGATGACGCCCCTTGCCCGTATCGATGATCCGCTGGCCATCGCGAAAATCAAGTCGCAGCGAAGTCAACCGCCGGCCAGTCCTTTCAGCGGAGAAAAAATTGCAAGATTGCTCTCCATGGCCAATTTATCCGCCGGGAAAAAAACGGGTAAGTCCGCAAAATGA
- the fliN gene encoding flagellar motor switch protein FliN, which produces MKGVGSAKEPAPADDNISWDDVKDEMEQSAHPAGPKTEISNVHFEELQRTKPEGKTNFNLDFIMDIPLTLTAELGRSKMLISELLQLGQGSVLELSKLAGEPMDIYVNQRLIARGEVVVVNEKFGVRLTDIVSPAERVNKLG; this is translated from the coding sequence ATGAAGGGCGTAGGTTCTGCAAAAGAACCGGCTCCGGCGGATGACAATATCAGCTGGGACGATGTCAAGGATGAGATGGAACAATCTGCTCACCCCGCCGGACCTAAAACAGAAATATCCAATGTCCATTTCGAAGAATTGCAGAGAACAAAGCCGGAAGGGAAGACCAATTTCAATCTGGACTTCATAATGGATATTCCGCTGACCCTGACTGCGGAGCTCGGAAGAAGCAAAATGCTCATCAGCGAGCTTCTTCAGCTCGGGCAGGGTTCTGTTCTGGAACTTTCCAAACTGGCTGGTGAACCGATGGATATTTATGTTAATCAGCGGTTGATTGCCCGTGGCGAAGTGGTTGTGGTGAATGAAAAATTCGGTGTGCGTCTGACGGATATTGTTTCTCCGGCTGAACGTGTCAATAAATTAGGATAA
- the fliM gene encoding flagellar motor switch protein FliM, whose protein sequence is MTNILSQEEVDALLRGISGGEIETEAEQYHEPGGIIPYDLTSQDRIIRGRMPTLEMTNEKYARTFRATLSSILRKVISVTAVSADMIKFGEFLKTLPVPTSLHLFRMDPMRGNAIFVVESKIIFTLVDIIFGGTGTESFKIEGREFTAIENNLIKKIVLNALSDLEKCWKPLIDLNITYQRAEINPQFAQIVPPTDVVVVMNFELEVEYTSGVISICIPYSMLEPIKEKLSAGFQSEQLEVDKTWSNRFKGGLMKSYVDIMVELGRVSILGKDIINLKKGDVIQLDHYASDPLDVFIEGIIKYKGFPGIFKGNQAVQVSQVITGKEDVEYGTE, encoded by the coding sequence ATGACTAACATCCTTTCGCAAGAAGAAGTTGATGCCCTGCTTCGAGGGATTTCCGGCGGTGAAATCGAGACGGAAGCGGAGCAGTATCACGAGCCTGGCGGGATTATTCCCTACGATCTGACCAGTCAGGACAGAATTATCCGGGGTCGCATGCCGACTTTGGAAATGACCAATGAAAAGTATGCCCGGACTTTCCGGGCCACTTTATCTTCCATTTTGCGCAAGGTTATTTCAGTTACAGCCGTTTCAGCTGATATGATAAAATTCGGTGAATTTTTGAAGACGCTGCCTGTGCCCACCAGCCTCCATCTTTTCCGAATGGACCCCATGAGGGGCAATGCGATTTTTGTCGTGGAGTCTAAAATAATATTCACGCTGGTGGATATTATTTTCGGCGGCACCGGTACGGAATCTTTTAAGATTGAGGGGCGTGAATTCACGGCGATTGAAAATAATCTGATTAAAAAAATTGTGTTGAACGCACTTTCGGATCTTGAAAAATGCTGGAAACCATTGATTGATCTGAATATTACCTACCAACGGGCGGAGATTAATCCTCAGTTTGCCCAGATAGTTCCCCCCACCGATGTGGTGGTGGTGATGAATTTTGAACTGGAAGTGGAGTACACTTCGGGCGTCATATCCATCTGCATTCCTTATTCGATGCTTGAACCGATTAAGGAAAAGCTTTCAGCCGGTTTTCAAAGCGAACAACTGGAAGTGGACAAGACATGGTCCAACCGCTTTAAAGGCGGTCTGATGAAATCCTATGTTGATATCATGGTGGAGCTGGGACGTGTATCGATTCTGGGGAAGGATATTATCAACCTGAAGAAAGGTGATGTTATCCAACTGGATCATTATGCATCCGATCCACTGGATGTTTTTATTGAGGGAATTATCAAATACAAGGGGTTTCCGGGGATATTTAAAGGTAATCAAGCCGTGCAGGTTTCACAGGTCATTACGGGAAAAGAGGATGTAGAATATGGAACAGAATGA
- a CDS encoding flagellar basal body protein FliL has product MERGMAAAEKTKKNVTDEEENDENSESQPEQKGSKLKLIIIIAVVVVLLAGGGGAAYFFFFKAKAVTGEKKTVAQEKPQVSVFWPMDPFIVNLIDNEGERYLKVVMQLELSDKIMLEEMKLLTPKLRDTILDLLSSKTYKEMIDPYGKQRLRDEIAMRMNMNVKNGKVLKVYFTEFVIQ; this is encoded by the coding sequence ATGGAGAGAGGTATGGCTGCTGCGGAAAAGACGAAAAAAAATGTCACAGATGAAGAAGAAAATGATGAAAATTCGGAATCGCAACCTGAGCAAAAAGGATCGAAGTTAAAACTGATCATCATTATCGCAGTTGTAGTTGTTTTATTGGCCGGCGGCGGCGGTGCGGCCTATTTCTTTTTCTTCAAAGCCAAGGCGGTGACGGGCGAAAAAAAAACCGTCGCCCAGGAAAAACCTCAAGTCAGCGTCTTCTGGCCGATGGATCCCTTTATCGTTAATTTAATCGATAATGAAGGGGAACGATATTTGAAGGTGGTCATGCAGTTGGAGTTATCGGATAAAATAATGCTCGAAGAAATGAAACTCCTGACGCCTAAACTGAGGGACACCATTCTGGATTTATTATCTTCGAAAACTTACAAGGAAATGATTGATCCATATGGCAAGCAGCGTCTGCGCGATGAAATAGCCATGCGGATGAACATGAATGTCAAAAACGGTAAAGTGCTTAAAGTATATTTTACGGAATTTGTCATTCAGTAA
- a CDS encoding flagellar hook capping protein — translation MAFGKHQYICLGRSKIMTTTVTNAINAATATATSAKSTSKNTLGKDSFMKMMIAQLQNQDPLNPMDGTAFVAQLAQFSSLEQLQNLNDVMSTLPTYLGSFSNAQMANLIGSEATAAGNVITVSGSSTKITYQLPSDIQSGTVKIYNSNGALVDSVKIGSQKTGLQSTIWNSGSQSPGNYTYEVSAVDRSGAEVTVNKMISGQITGVSFKDGKSYLTINGQQVAFSDVATINKTTI, via the coding sequence ATGGCGTTCGGGAAACATCAGTATATTTGCTTAGGAAGGAGTAAGATAATGACCACAACCGTAACAAATGCAATAAACGCCGCAACGGCAACCGCAACCAGTGCGAAAAGCACGTCAAAAAATACACTGGGCAAGGATTCATTCATGAAAATGATGATTGCCCAGCTGCAAAATCAGGATCCTCTCAATCCCATGGATGGTACGGCCTTTGTGGCTCAACTCGCGCAATTTTCTTCTCTGGAGCAGCTGCAGAATCTCAATGATGTCATGAGTACTTTGCCGACCTACCTCGGCAGTTTCAGCAATGCACAAATGGCCAATCTCATCGGCAGTGAAGCGACGGCTGCTGGAAACGTCATTACGGTCAGCGGTTCTTCGACAAAAATAACTTACCAGCTGCCTTCCGATATTCAAAGCGGCACCGTCAAGATATACAACAGCAATGGCGCATTGGTGGATTCCGTGAAGATAGGTTCACAAAAAACAGGGCTCCAAAGCACAATCTGGAATTCCGGCAGCCAGAGCCCGGGAAATTATACGTATGAAGTCAGTGCCGTAGATCGCAGCGGCGCCGAGGTGACGGTCAATAAAATGATTTCCGGCCAGATAACGGGAGTCTCTTTTAAAGACGGGAAATCCTACTTGACGATCAACGGACAGCAAGTGGCATTTTCGGATGTTGCAACGATTAATAAAACAACAATTTAA
- the fliJ gene encoding flagellar export protein FliJ: protein MFKFKLQSVLEYRLNIEEKILNEFSDLKRYLAEQEAALKALIVERNELMNDLRSMQNAMIRVEDITALVTYIENIRLKEKERKNIIHQAEEKVEKKRQELMEAVKNRKVMENLKDKHAEEYRKNLNELEQKISDEMSVLKFGRRDT, encoded by the coding sequence ATGTTTAAATTTAAACTGCAGTCTGTTCTTGAATACCGGCTGAATATAGAGGAAAAAATCCTCAATGAGTTTTCAGACCTGAAGCGTTACCTGGCGGAGCAGGAGGCGGCATTAAAAGCATTGATCGTTGAACGAAATGAATTAATGAACGATTTACGAAGCATGCAGAATGCGATGATCCGGGTTGAAGATATTACGGCGCTGGTCACTTATATTGAGAATATCCGGTTAAAAGAAAAAGAAAGAAAAAATATTATTCATCAGGCCGAAGAAAAAGTGGAGAAGAAAAGACAGGAATTAATGGAAGCGGTAAAAAACAGAAAGGTCATGGAAAACTTGAAAGACAAGCATGCCGAAGAATATCGAAAAAATCTTAACGAATTGGAACAAAAAATATCGGACGAAATGTCCGTGCTGAAATTTGGCAGGAGAGATACATGA
- the fliI gene encoding flagellar protein export ATPase FliI — protein sequence MNEPVIDLSRYENILNRINPIRVNGKVSEIIGLMVQGNGPAASIGEVCGIIPLNSDKPVEAEVVGFKNGRVLLMPLESIQGLGPGCKILSMSHKAGIGVGKGLLGRVINGLGNPIDNKGPIHFEDEYPIYAEPINPLDRGRIKDPMDLGIRALNGLFTCGKGQRMGIFAGSGVGKSVLMGMIARNTKADVNVIGLIGERGREVREFLEKNLGEEGLARSVVVVAASDMHPLIRMRAAYVATAVSEYFRDQGNDVLLMVDSLTRFAMAQREVGLSVGEPPTTKGYTPSVFSLLPKLLERSGIVEGVGSITGLYTILVEGDDFNEPISDAARSILDGHISLSRALANKNHYPAIDVLQSISRVMIDIVDADQKTKANDLMNIIATHKKAEDIINIGAYVSGSNPGIDYAIRMVEKVNAYLRQNIDEKIDFVQAKKQLLELFKE from the coding sequence ATGAACGAACCGGTCATCGATCTCTCCAGGTATGAAAATATTTTAAACAGGATAAATCCGATTCGGGTAAACGGCAAGGTGAGTGAAATCATCGGTTTGATGGTGCAGGGCAATGGACCTGCCGCATCCATTGGTGAAGTCTGCGGTATCATACCGTTAAACAGTGACAAACCGGTTGAAGCTGAAGTTGTCGGTTTTAAAAACGGCCGGGTGCTTTTAATGCCGCTGGAAAGTATTCAGGGCCTGGGGCCCGGATGTAAAATCCTGTCCATGAGCCACAAGGCCGGCATCGGTGTGGGAAAGGGACTCTTGGGCCGGGTGATTAACGGGCTGGGAAATCCCATCGACAACAAAGGGCCCATCCATTTCGAAGACGAATACCCTATCTACGCGGAACCCATCAACCCCCTGGATCGGGGACGGATAAAAGACCCCATGGATTTGGGAATCAGGGCGTTAAACGGCCTCTTCACCTGCGGGAAGGGACAGAGAATGGGGATATTCGCCGGATCGGGTGTTGGCAAGAGCGTTCTGATGGGTATGATCGCGCGCAATACCAAAGCCGACGTCAATGTCATCGGCTTGATTGGAGAGCGGGGCAGGGAAGTTCGGGAGTTTCTGGAAAAAAATCTGGGCGAGGAAGGTCTGGCACGGTCCGTTGTTGTCGTCGCGGCATCGGATATGCATCCCCTTATTCGTATGAGAGCAGCGTATGTGGCCACGGCAGTTTCGGAATATTTCCGCGATCAGGGGAACGATGTCCTCTTGATGGTCGATTCGCTGACCCGTTTTGCCATGGCGCAAAGAGAAGTCGGTCTTTCCGTGGGCGAACCCCCGACAACAAAAGGTTATACGCCCTCCGTCTTCAGCCTGTTGCCGAAACTTCTGGAGAGATCCGGCATCGTTGAAGGGGTAGGCAGCATCACCGGTCTCTACACTATTTTAGTCGAGGGCGATGATTTCAATGAGCCGATATCGGATGCGGCGCGTTCCATTCTTGACGGTCATATATCGCTTTCGCGCGCTCTGGCCAATAAGAACCATTATCCGGCAATTGATGTCCTGCAAAGCATCAGCCGCGTCATGATTGATATTGTGGATGCCGACCAGAAAACAAAAGCCAACGATCTGATGAATATCATTGCCACGCATAAAAAGGCGGAAGACATCATCAACATCGGCGCTTATGTCAGCGGATCAAATCCGGGCATCGATTACGCCATCCGGATGGTGGAAAAAGTCAATGCATATTTACGTCAGAATATTGATGAGAAGATTGATTTTGTGCAGGCGAAAAAGCAGTTGCTGGAGTTGTTTAAAGAATAA
- the fliG gene encoding flagellar motor switch protein FliG gives MTGEEKAAILLLSLDEDLAASVMKNLRPSEIRRLGKQMGRVSNIPAETVSAVAKEFCTMAKEQGGMISVRDGASKNLMIKALGEKDAQTIIGEVDSSSFDNPIIEKLHEIDPKVMAEFTRTEHPQTIALILVHLKPEKAAEVLEHFSPAIQYEITKRMATLKSVPREFIDEVAKTLEKELIIGNSSDMQMGGVQVIADILNRMNRSTENAIMTSLEDSDPELASQIRNFMFSFEDVLKLDDKSLQELMKDVSAEDLSRALKMVDEGQREKIFKNMSKRGAEMLREEISLMPPIRISEVETSQRKIVETTKKLESEGRIVILRGDEKDGFV, from the coding sequence ATGACAGGAGAAGAAAAAGCAGCCATATTGCTTTTATCCTTGGATGAAGATCTGGCGGCCAGTGTGATGAAAAATTTACGGCCGTCCGAAATTCGCCGTTTAGGCAAGCAAATGGGAAGAGTATCCAACATTCCAGCGGAAACCGTTAGTGCGGTTGCAAAGGAATTCTGCACCATGGCCAAGGAACAAGGCGGAATGATCAGCGTCCGCGACGGTGCATCGAAAAATCTGATGATCAAAGCATTGGGTGAAAAAGACGCACAGACCATTATCGGCGAGGTCGACAGTTCTTCTTTTGATAATCCAATTATTGAAAAGCTTCATGAGATTGATCCCAAGGTCATGGCGGAATTTACCCGGACGGAACATCCCCAAACCATCGCGCTAATTTTAGTGCATTTAAAGCCGGAAAAGGCTGCGGAAGTTCTGGAACATTTTTCACCGGCTATTCAGTATGAAATTACCAAACGTATGGCGACCCTCAAGAGTGTTCCCCGCGAGTTTATCGACGAAGTAGCCAAAACGCTGGAAAAAGAACTGATCATCGGAAATTCATCGGATATGCAAATGGGCGGCGTGCAGGTCATTGCCGATATATTAAACCGGATGAACCGTTCGACGGAAAATGCCATTATGACATCTCTGGAGGATTCCGATCCGGAATTGGCCTCGCAAATCCGTAACTTCATGTTCAGCTTTGAAGATGTTTTGAAACTCGACGACAAATCATTACAGGAATTGATGAAAGATGTCAGTGCCGAAGACCTGTCCCGCGCACTGAAAATGGTTGATGAAGGTCAGCGCGAAAAGATATTCAAAAACATGTCCAAACGCGGAGCCGAAATGCTTCGTGAAGAGATTTCGCTCATGCCCCCGATCCGGATTTCGGAAGTTGAAACCAGTCAGCGGAAAATTGTCGAAACAACGAAAAAACTAGAATCGGAAGGCAGGATTGTCATTCTGCGTGGTGATGAAAAGGATGGATTCGTATAA
- the fliF gene encoding flagellar M-ring protein FliF, translating to MDSIFQSLSKFWSGFDALSSGKKISIIMVLLVTAASIVLLVYLTTQIEYRVLFSNLSSEDAGHIVSKLSEKKIPYKVSSSGGAISVPAEKVSELRLELAAAGLPQGGGVGFEIFDNKTLGATEFEQQLNYRRALQGELSRTINGLDEIQSSRVHIALPKDSIFTEQQKKPTASVTLRLKSGKGLRPAQIDGIVHLVASSIEGMNPEDVMVVDSRGAILSVKQNDNKLSKLTAQQSDYQRNMEKDLAARIQSMLENVVGQGKAAVRVTAELDFRIMEKTEESYNPEAQVVRSTQRNSEKENAVTTAGAVSDNPKKEKLDEIINYEINKVVSKTVMPVGETKKLSIAVLVDGKYKKNEKNEEVYQALTKNEIESLEDLVRKSAGINTQRGDQVVVTNMPFRRVEAEESESATLKENIETFSPVLKYIGIFGLIAFIVLFVLRPLLKSVMSGAPVRPMAQAPLPAGGAAAEYARQAAEIMHPTGSDQIMTEAEMTKEMARADAKQFADILRNWIK from the coding sequence ATGGATTCAATTTTTCAATCATTATCAAAGTTCTGGAGCGGTTTCGACGCGTTAAGCTCGGGTAAAAAAATATCCATTATCATGGTTTTGCTGGTTACGGCAGCCAGCATTGTATTACTGGTTTATCTGACGACGCAGATAGAATACCGAGTGCTCTTTTCAAATCTGTCCAGCGAAGACGCCGGACATATCGTCAGCAAGCTGAGCGAAAAGAAAATTCCCTATAAAGTATCTTCATCGGGCGGCGCTATTTCAGTGCCGGCAGAAAAAGTGTCGGAATTGCGTCTGGAGCTTGCTGCTGCGGGACTGCCGCAGGGTGGCGGCGTCGGCTTTGAAATATTCGACAATAAAACACTGGGGGCGACGGAATTCGAACAACAGCTCAATTACCGTCGCGCCTTGCAGGGCGAGTTATCCCGGACAATTAACGGGCTGGATGAAATTCAATCCAGTCGTGTGCATATTGCTCTTCCCAAAGATTCTATTTTTACAGAACAACAAAAAAAACCGACCGCCTCGGTCACGTTACGGCTGAAATCGGGCAAAGGCCTTCGCCCGGCGCAAATTGACGGCATTGTTCACCTGGTGGCCAGTTCTATCGAAGGGATGAATCCGGAAGACGTGATGGTCGTTGATTCGCGTGGTGCCATCCTTTCCGTTAAACAAAACGACAACAAACTTTCCAAACTGACTGCACAGCAAAGCGATTATCAGCGGAATATGGAAAAAGACTTGGCGGCGCGCATCCAAAGCATGCTGGAAAATGTTGTAGGACAGGGAAAAGCCGCTGTCCGGGTGACGGCAGAGCTCGATTTTCGCATTATGGAGAAAACGGAGGAAAGCTATAACCCCGAAGCGCAGGTTGTTCGCAGCACCCAAAGGAACTCGGAAAAGGAAAACGCAGTGACAACTGCGGGAGCTGTTTCCGATAATCCGAAAAAGGAAAAACTCGACGAAATCATCAATTATGAAATCAATAAAGTTGTCAGCAAAACAGTAATGCCGGTGGGCGAAACCAAAAAGCTTTCGATCGCCGTTCTGGTGGACGGTAAATACAAGAAAAATGAAAAAAATGAAGAGGTTTATCAGGCGCTCACCAAAAATGAAATTGAATCTTTGGAAGACCTTGTGCGCAAGTCAGCCGGTATTAACACACAACGCGGAGATCAGGTCGTTGTGACCAATATGCCTTTCAGGAGAGTCGAAGCTGAAGAATCGGAATCTGCCACATTAAAGGAAAATATTGAAACTTTCTCTCCGGTCTTGAAATATATCGGTATTTTTGGACTGATAGCTTTCATTGTCTTGTTTGTTCTTCGTCCGTTACTCAAGAGTGTGATGAGCGGTGCTCCGGTCCGCCCCATGGCCCAAGCGCCTCTTCCGGCCGGAGGAGCGGCGGCTGAATATGCGCGCCAGGCGGCAGAGATTATGCACCCAACCGGGAGTGACCAGATCATGACGGAAGCCGAAATGACCAAAGAAATGGCGCGGGCCGATGCCAAACAATTTGCAGACATTCTGCGAAACTGGATAAAATAA
- a CDS encoding flagellar hook-basal body complex protein FliE — protein sequence MFIRSSVDPLRPLGGIEPKKAESDKSTEGTSFGAVLKDAIQDINNLQNDADKAIANVQLEDAGSIHDAMIALEKAGISFQVMMQVRNKILDAYQEVMRMQV from the coding sequence ATGTTTATTCGCAGCAGCGTCGACCCGCTCAGACCGCTTGGAGGCATTGAACCGAAAAAAGCCGAAAGCGACAAATCGACGGAAGGCACGTCATTCGGTGCGGTCCTGAAAGATGCCATTCAGGATATCAATAACCTGCAAAATGATGCGGATAAAGCCATTGCCAACGTGCAACTGGAGGATGCAGGGTCCATACATGACGCAATGATCGCGTTGGAAAAAGCCGGAATTTCTTTCCAGGTCATGATGCAGGTTCGCAACAAGATTCTTGACGCCTATCAGGAAGTCATGCGGATGCAGGTTTAA
- the flgC gene encoding flagellar basal body rod protein FlgC has protein sequence MEDFTAFKIAGSGLSAQRKKMDVVSSNIANVMSTSTPEGGPYKRKIMSFAADPLEKDFDSNLKKALNAVKVDKITEDREGLKTIYDPAHPDANKDGFVTLPNVSLMVEMTEMITAARAYEANATVIDATKNMAMKAMDIGK, from the coding sequence ATGGAAGATTTTACAGCATTTAAAATTGCAGGCAGTGGACTTTCCGCGCAGCGGAAAAAAATGGATGTGGTATCCAGCAACATTGCTAACGTGATGAGCACCAGTACGCCGGAAGGCGGCCCTTATAAAAGAAAGATTATGTCGTTTGCTGCAGATCCGTTGGAAAAAGACTTTGATTCGAATTTAAAAAAAGCTCTAAACGCAGTAAAAGTGGATAAGATTACAGAAGACAGGGAAGGATTAAAAACCATTTATGACCCCGCGCATCCCGATGCGAATAAAGATGGTTTTGTGACGCTGCCCAATGTCAGTCTGATGGTGGAAATGACGGAAATGATCACCGCCGCCCGCGCTTATGAAGCCAATGCGACGGTTATTGACGCAACAAAGAACATGGCGATGAAAGCCATGGATATCGGTAAATAA
- the flgB gene encoding flagellar basal body rod protein FlgB, translating into MEPLFGKTFNMLGTLLGYRSDRNKHIASNIANLDTPDYKPTDLVFKEDLKNAMDVRIKLNQTHEKHFPNTRDEISKNDFKQVTSDDKVDLDHEMANLAENNLMYNFTAELLARKFRGIKNVLTEAK; encoded by the coding sequence ATGGAGCCATTATTCGGAAAAACCTTTAATATGCTGGGTACCCTGTTGGGTTACCGTTCGGATCGCAATAAGCACATTGCTTCTAATATCGCAAACTTGGATACTCCGGATTACAAGCCGACCGACCTGGTTTTTAAAGAAGACCTTAAAAATGCCATGGATGTCAGGATCAAACTGAATCAAACCCATGAGAAACATTTTCCTAACACCCGGGACGAAATTTCCAAAAATGATTTCAAACAGGTAACTTCTGACGATAAGGTTGATCTTGATCACGAGATGGCCAACCTTGCAGAAAATAATTTAATGTACAATTTTACTGCAGAACTTCTGGCGCGTAAATTCAGAGGCATTAAAAACGTGTTGACGGAGGCGAAGTAA